The sequence TGACGAATATCTACGTCGCACCCGGCAACGCGGGTACGGCGGAGATCGGTGAAAATGTCGCCATCGGCGCGGAGGATATTCCCCGGTTGGTGGAGTTTGCCGAGCGCGAGGGTATCGGATTTACCGTCGTCGGACCCGACGACTCGCTCGCTGCAGGCATCGTCGATGCCTTTCAGGCCAGGGGGCTGCGCGTCTTCGGCCCACCACAGGCCGCCGCCCAGCTCGAATCCTCCAAGACCTTCGCCAAGGAGTTCATGAAACGCCATGGCATTCCCACGGCGGAGTCGCGGGAGTTCACCTCCAGCCTGGAAGCGCAGGAATGGTGCAAGACGGCAAAATACCCGCTCGTGGTAAAAGCCGACGGCCTGGCGCTGGGCAAAGGCGTGGTCATTGCCATGACTCGCGAGGAGGCCGAGGAGGCGGTTTATCGCTCGATGGATCTCCTCGTTTTCGGTGAGGCGGGCAAAAAAGTGGTGATCGAGGAGTTCCTTACCGGGGTCGAGTGCTCGATCCACGCTCTCATCGATGGCGACTCCTACGTGCTCTTTCCGGATGCCAAGGACCACAAGCGAGCCCTTGATGGCGACCAGGGATTGAACACGGGCGGAATGGGTACCATCTCGCCATCGCGTACCCTCTCGCCAGAGCTGCGCGCAAAGGTAAAAACCGAGGTGCTCGATCGCTTTGTCGCGGGGATCAAGGCTGATGGGATTCCTTTCAAGGGCATGCTCTTCCCGGGCCTCATGATCACCGCCGACGGATTGAAGGTGCTGGAGTTCAACTGTCGCTTCGGCGACCCCGAGACCCAGGTGCTCCTTCGCCGTCTCCAGACCGATCTGCTCGACCTGTTGGAGGCCACGGTCGATGGCACACTGAAGGAAACCTCGCCCGCATGGGATGAGCGTGCGGCAGTGTGTGTGATTCTTGCCTCCGGCGGATACCCGGGGGCCTACGCCAAGGGCGCGGAAATCACAGGCCTGGAAAAGGCCGGAGAACAGAGCGATGTGGTGGTCTTTCACGCTGGAACGAAGAATAACGGCTCGGCCATCGTGACGAACGGCGGTCGGGTTCTCGGGGTCAGCGCCTTGGGCGGTGACCTGGAGGATGCGCGGCGGAAAGCCTATGCTGCGGGCGAAATAATCGCCTTTGACCAGAAGCAGTTTCGCAGTGACATTGGCGCAAAATGATACTCCGTGCTCTTCCGCTGGTGTTGGTGGCCACGGCGCCACTGCTCGCTCAGTCTCCCACACCCACTCCGAGCGCAACAGTGGCTCCCACGCCATCGGCGACCCCGGCGGAAAGCCCGACACCTGCGCCTTCACCCACGCCGATCCCGACCCTCCGGCAGAAGGTTAACAGCCTCAAGGACGACGACGTCTCCAAGGCTGTCGATGCGATCAAGCGGCAGTTTCTCGACGGGGAAAAAACCAGCGAGGCCGCTATGCAGCGCGCGTTGCTGGAGGGACTGCTCCGGCGCCTCGATCCAGGGGCGGAGCTGGTCGATTCCCGCGCCCGGCAGCAGGATGAAGGCACTCCCTTTCTCGCCGAGATCCTCGATGGCCATATCGGCTATATCCGGCTCGGCTCGATGGAGGCTGGTGTGCTTCCGCAGATGGACGCCGTCCTCACGGGCTTTGACCCCAAGAAGGTCGATGCCGTGATTCTCGACCTGCGCGAGGCGGCGCACGGCGGCAGCTACGAGGTGGCGGCGGATGTGGCCAGGCGGTTCTGCGCGAAGGGCAAGCTGCTCTTCACCGTTCAAAAGCCCAGCGCCAAACAGGAGCGCATCTTTACGTCAAACCAGGACCCGGCCTTTCAGGGCGTGATCGTGGTTCTCACGGATGCCGACACCTCCGGCCCTGCCGAGGCACTGGCCGCCACGCTGCGCCAGAATGCCGGAGCCATGATCATCGGTGCGCCGACGAAAGGCGGTGCCGCAGAGTTCTACGATAATGAACTCTCGGGCAATCTCGTCCTGCGAGTGGCCATCGCCCAGGTCATCGTCCCCGAGGCCGGGCCAATCTTTCCCGAGGGAGTGAAACCCGATGTCGCCATTGCCCTGCCTGCCGAGGTACAGGCCCAGATTTTTCGTGAATCAAAGGAAAAGGGCGTCAGCCAGTTCGTCTATGACGTCGAACGCAAGCGGCTGAATGAAGCTGCTCTCGTCGCAAATACCAACCCCGAGATCGATTCCGTCCAGAGCATCCAGCGCGAACGCGGAAAAGGCAACCCATTGCGAGATGGCGTGCTCCAGCGAGCAGTGGATCTGGTCACGGCCATCAATTTTTACAAGGCCAAGCAAAAGTAGCCGGCTTTTTTCCGAGCTAAGAATCGGCGCTTGCCTTAGCATTCCCGGAGTGCTAAGCGTCGCCCATGACTGATCAGCTTCCCCCGCTGGTTCAGAGACTTCGCGACAAGCTCAGCCGCTCGCGCGACTTCTCCATTTCCCTCGTCATCCACTTCATCATCATCGTTCTTCTAGGCGGGGTGATTATTACCAAGGTCGTACCCGAGCCGGAGCAGATTACGGGTACGATCGCGCCGGTTGCCGACGCAGTCCGCCCTCCGCCGACCGACAAAACGACCCTCAAGCAGGAGATGTCGCTCGATAAGTTGATCAACCCGGCTCCATCGAAAGATCAGCCAGACATCATTTTCAGCGAGCAGAAAAACCCCCAGGCTCCGATTTTTGTCAAGAGCATCGACATTCCTCCGCCGAACGCCGACCAGGTGCCGGCCGCCATTTCCAAAATGGAGAGCATAGCTCCATCGACCGTGAACGAGATCACGCCGGAGGTTCTCACGCAGCTTGCGAAGACTCAGCGCATCTGGATGGGGACGCCGGGCAAGGGCAAGCATGCCGAATACGATTTCACGGCCTTCATTGGTCAATACTCCGGGGGCAATTGGAACTCCACCGTGCGAGTCTCCAATGGCAAGATCGATGCGGGCAGCCTGCCCAATCTGCTCTATCTTATGAGCTCCTGGACGAAGGATCGCGTACGGACCAACTACACCAACGTTCGCGCCATCCGCCTCGATAGCGATGAACTCCTCAATGTTCGCCCGCCATTTATCTTCCTCACCGGAACGCGTGACTTTCAGTTGACCGAGAAGGAGGTCGAGAACCTGCGCGCCTATCTCAAGGTCGGCGGTTGTATCTGGGGTGACAGCTCGGTGCCGGGACAGCGGTCGCGCTTCGATCTCGCCTTCAAGCGCGAGATGCGCCGTGTGGTGGCCGATGTGGACAAGAATTTCGAGCCGCTTCCTGCTGACCATCCGCTGTATTCACAAGCCTACTTTAAGGACGTAAAACAGATGCCCGCTGGTCTGAACAACTATCGCCTCCCGATTTATGCCATGAAAATGTATGGCGAGGTCGCGATCCTCTACACGGCCAATGACTACGGCGACATGTGGCAGGTCGGTCTCGATCAGGATGGAAAGATCGACCTCGGGCGCAATGTCGCCGGGCAGTATGTCGCAACGAATCCCGCCATCTACGACCAGCGCGATGTCTACCTCCGCAATATCAATCGAGACTCACTCGAGGCATCATACCGCTTCGGCGCCAACGTCGTGATGCATCTCCTGACCCGCTGGCAAAGCAAGGTCGGCGAGGCGGCTACGTCGACATTGTAGCGTCGACAGGGGGTTATTCGGGATTTTCGAGCATGCGGCGATAGCCGGGGCCCGGAAAATCCACAGGGGCTCGTTCTCCCGTGAGAGCGAGTTGCCGGGACCTTGTTGAAAAGACAACAAAGCCGCCTTTCCAGGCTCCGACGAGATTTTTTCGTGAGGCATCGCTTGGTGACAGCGATGGCGTTGAGGAGAGGCTCAGGGTCAACTGCTCCGGTTTGGTGAGGGAGGCTCCGCAAAAGCTGCGCCAGTCAGACAGACCGTAAAGAGAACGGCTGTTTTCGTAACGGAGAGATAATGCCTTCACTTTTCGAAAAGCAAGAGGGGGGCTTGACCCATGGGATACACGCATCTACATGACATCCCGCCTCGGTTATGAAATCTGCTGGTAACAAAGATATTTTGAGGGGCCATGTGT comes from Terrimicrobium sacchariphilum and encodes:
- a CDS encoding DUF4159 domain-containing protein; this encodes MTDQLPPLVQRLRDKLSRSRDFSISLVIHFIIIVLLGGVIITKVVPEPEQITGTIAPVADAVRPPPTDKTTLKQEMSLDKLINPAPSKDQPDIIFSEQKNPQAPIFVKSIDIPPPNADQVPAAISKMESIAPSTVNEITPEVLTQLAKTQRIWMGTPGKGKHAEYDFTAFIGQYSGGNWNSTVRVSNGKIDAGSLPNLLYLMSSWTKDRVRTNYTNVRAIRLDSDELLNVRPPFIFLTGTRDFQLTEKEVENLRAYLKVGGCIWGDSSVPGQRSRFDLAFKREMRRVVADVDKNFEPLPADHPLYSQAYFKDVKQMPAGLNNYRLPIYAMKMYGEVAILYTANDYGDMWQVGLDQDGKIDLGRNVAGQYVATNPAIYDQRDVYLRNINRDSLEASYRFGANVVMHLLTRWQSKVGEAATSTL
- the purD gene encoding phosphoribosylamine--glycine ligase, which produces MKILIIGSGGREHALAWKLKQSPRVTNIYVAPGNAGTAEIGENVAIGAEDIPRLVEFAEREGIGFTVVGPDDSLAAGIVDAFQARGLRVFGPPQAAAQLESSKTFAKEFMKRHGIPTAESREFTSSLEAQEWCKTAKYPLVVKADGLALGKGVVIAMTREEAEEAVYRSMDLLVFGEAGKKVVIEEFLTGVECSIHALIDGDSYVLFPDAKDHKRALDGDQGLNTGGMGTISPSRTLSPELRAKVKTEVLDRFVAGIKADGIPFKGMLFPGLMITADGLKVLEFNCRFGDPETQVLLRRLQTDLLDLLEATVDGTLKETSPAWDERAAVCVILASGGYPGAYAKGAEITGLEKAGEQSDVVVFHAGTKNNGSAIVTNGGRVLGVSALGGDLEDARRKAYAAGEIIAFDQKQFRSDIGAK
- a CDS encoding S41 family peptidase: MILRALPLVLVATAPLLAQSPTPTPSATVAPTPSATPAESPTPAPSPTPIPTLRQKVNSLKDDDVSKAVDAIKRQFLDGEKTSEAAMQRALLEGLLRRLDPGAELVDSRARQQDEGTPFLAEILDGHIGYIRLGSMEAGVLPQMDAVLTGFDPKKVDAVILDLREAAHGGSYEVAADVARRFCAKGKLLFTVQKPSAKQERIFTSNQDPAFQGVIVVLTDADTSGPAEALAATLRQNAGAMIIGAPTKGGAAEFYDNELSGNLVLRVAIAQVIVPEAGPIFPEGVKPDVAIALPAEVQAQIFRESKEKGVSQFVYDVERKRLNEAALVANTNPEIDSVQSIQRERGKGNPLRDGVLQRAVDLVTAINFYKAKQK